In one window of Frigoriglobus tundricola DNA:
- a CDS encoding protein kinase family protein encodes MSWPLAHEFNEAVQNPRTAFADPDLRAAEAVVGATGLPLPRSGNFADVYQVRGADGRDWAVKCFTRPVVGLADRYARVSEALAAANLPFTVGFTYLTEGIWVGGAWRPAVKMEWVEGFQLNQVVRDNAAKPAVLSALGQMWGRLCKRLREAGIAHADVQHGNVLLVPGSRPGAFGLKLIDYDGMWLPALANTPSGESGHPAFQHPARAATRAYSADVDRFPHLVVATALKGLSVVGPALWAKCDTGDNLLFTEDDYKKPAESKLMKELWHAGDPGLQSLVGRLAIACGKPLPQTPWLDQLAPEGDVTPLDDATRREAAAALGVPLPVPVPLPPEPSYPSRPPEPVRVPAPVADLVPTPVTAAAVRPRAETAAGDEIDVELVAPKRPRGKKKKANRDEKTPAGGMPAWVLITGGALVMAAVAVAAVLFSGGKKPQETVQGSPAPPAVPVEPGAAPKAPAEDPKPKEKADPLVKDEAPDTVVPPAKVVAESVPYEPPSGEPPALKPRWTADVPHFCDHISFALTGRTLLAGSSRRGGGAALDVATGGRRDQFADLLKGPSATFFPLTGGRVGTWAPGAFTIDLWNDQTGERRQKLDLPAVPQDDTGCSPQVSLSRNARYAAVGWVRTQYASRPVSDLALRVFDLTTRNTVVSLDWTGGHVHFTADASRVLVAEFYGRCRWFKLPSGEPDGEWSLDAAAGPGHSITGTSANGSVLAHVGSLKRNGGLGTATVDGKTGAVLRLLTPTSGLDSSYRAGISADARRIAVPWADTQGNLVYDVSDLRTGAIIGRIASGAPLCSATFSPDGTALALTVGGAKPSVQLFDIPAGAAAPAPPAPGGPPDAATPPAPGPVAQLRVRWSAGTKTKMNGKVYIDRDGQAVAIVNSGVPWNIAAFDARTGASVRDLPDLTSNFFRMFRLEKGKFGYQDTAEKRVVVWDPAAGKATPVPFPTPAGLGGHTPYVNVSPDGRYIAAGHFVSGGGKEPTPTELRVIDTTTDQSVVMLDWLGGTTAFTADSSRVLVLDDTGRFRWFKLPAGQPDGEWAFGLKPNGFNARDLFISADGGVILYHGRPPQKEEAHHLLDGKTGAVLHSFPANRYLSYAGSVSDDGRHVMLLRTDGFGTGHTVEVRDVRGRLVASAKMSQAGDGARTTADISWKGRAVAMHDPGNKKVAVYDLPDLTGTAAAVPDPDVPPLKANRSIECQTKLTDAAPYFADDGQTLVLVATTGPVAAAAFNVRTGAAGKELTAPLKKGQFHHLFALEKAKVAIQSDTDKELLVWEPGTGKTSVRSFPAPAVPGGVPSVNVSPDGRYLAVGSARPAPGLKGAEAPLQVIDTVSRKPVVSLNWHAGATAFTADSTRVLVVDDTDRFRWFKLPAGRPDGEWAFDREPDGNNARLMGTSARGEAVLYHGRPPGKDEAAHLLDGKNGTVLHSFAAQRHLDTGGSVSDDGKSVMLITRATADGTHWAEVFDARGALCAAVKLPPGDRTVAVSWKTRVAAIYDRAAQRVTTYDLPAPAGP; translated from the coding sequence ATGAGTTGGCCGCTCGCGCACGAGTTCAACGAGGCCGTGCAGAACCCGCGGACCGCGTTCGCCGACCCCGATCTCAGGGCGGCCGAGGCGGTGGTCGGGGCGACCGGCCTCCCGCTCCCGCGGTCCGGCAACTTCGCCGACGTCTACCAGGTGCGCGGGGCCGACGGGCGGGACTGGGCGGTCAAGTGCTTCACCCGCCCGGTCGTCGGGCTCGCCGACCGGTACGCCCGGGTGAGCGAAGCGCTGGCGGCGGCCAACCTGCCGTTCACGGTCGGGTTCACCTATCTGACCGAGGGCATCTGGGTCGGCGGGGCGTGGCGCCCGGCCGTCAAAATGGAGTGGGTCGAGGGGTTCCAGCTCAACCAGGTGGTCCGCGACAACGCGGCCAAGCCGGCGGTCCTCTCGGCGCTGGGCCAGATGTGGGGCCGCCTGTGCAAGCGGCTCCGCGAGGCGGGCATCGCCCACGCCGACGTGCAGCACGGGAACGTGCTTCTGGTTCCGGGCTCGCGCCCGGGGGCGTTCGGGCTGAAGCTGATCGACTACGACGGCATGTGGCTGCCGGCCCTGGCCAACACGCCCTCGGGCGAGTCCGGGCACCCGGCGTTCCAGCACCCGGCGCGGGCCGCGACCCGCGCGTACTCGGCCGACGTGGACCGGTTCCCGCACCTGGTCGTCGCCACCGCGCTCAAAGGTCTGTCGGTGGTCGGTCCGGCCCTGTGGGCGAAGTGCGACACCGGCGACAACCTGCTGTTCACCGAGGACGACTACAAGAAGCCGGCCGAATCGAAGCTGATGAAGGAGCTGTGGCACGCGGGCGACCCCGGCCTGCAATCGCTCGTCGGGCGGCTCGCGATCGCGTGCGGCAAGCCGCTCCCGCAAACGCCCTGGCTGGACCAACTCGCCCCCGAAGGCGACGTGACCCCGCTGGACGACGCCACCCGCCGTGAAGCCGCGGCGGCACTCGGCGTGCCCCTCCCCGTACCGGTTCCCCTTCCCCCGGAGCCGTCGTACCCGTCCCGCCCGCCCGAGCCGGTTCGTGTCCCGGCGCCGGTAGCCGACCTCGTACCGACGCCTGTGACGGCCGCCGCGGTCAGGCCCCGGGCCGAAACCGCAGCGGGGGACGAGATCGACGTCGAACTCGTTGCACCCAAAAGGCCCCGGGGCAAGAAGAAGAAAGCCAACCGGGATGAAAAAACGCCCGCGGGCGGAATGCCCGCCTGGGTACTGATCACCGGCGGCGCGCTGGTAATGGCCGCCGTCGCCGTCGCGGCGGTCCTGTTCTCGGGCGGAAAGAAGCCACAGGAGACGGTTCAGGGGTCCCCCGCTCCTCCGGCTGTGCCGGTGGAACCGGGGGCTGCCCCGAAAGCCCCCGCGGAGGACCCAAAGCCGAAAGAAAAGGCTGACCCCCTGGTCAAGGACGAGGCCCCCGACACCGTCGTTCCGCCTGCGAAAGTCGTCGCCGAGTCGGTGCCGTATGAGCCGCCCTCGGGCGAACCGCCGGCGCTCAAGCCCCGCTGGACGGCCGACGTGCCCCACTTCTGCGATCACATCTCGTTTGCGCTCACGGGCCGAACCCTCCTCGCGGGCTCGTCGCGGCGGGGCGGGGGGGCCGCGCTAGACGTTGCGACCGGAGGCCGACGCGACCAATTCGCCGATCTGCTCAAGGGGCCTTCCGCCACCTTCTTCCCGCTGACCGGCGGGCGCGTGGGAACGTGGGCGCCCGGCGCCTTTACCATCGATCTGTGGAACGATCAGACGGGAGAGCGCAGGCAGAAATTGGACCTGCCCGCTGTCCCGCAGGACGACACCGGCTGTTCCCCGCAGGTGAGCCTGTCGCGGAACGCGCGGTACGCCGCGGTCGGGTGGGTACGGACACAATACGCTTCGAGACCGGTGAGCGATCTGGCACTGCGTGTGTTTGACCTGACAACCCGGAACACGGTCGTATCGCTGGACTGGACGGGGGGACACGTTCATTTTACAGCGGACGCGTCTCGGGTCCTCGTCGCCGAGTTCTACGGCCGGTGCCGCTGGTTCAAGCTCCCGAGCGGGGAACCCGACGGGGAGTGGAGCCTCGATGCGGCGGCGGGTCCGGGGCACTCGATCACCGGCACGTCCGCGAACGGGTCGGTCCTCGCGCACGTCGGCTCATTGAAGCGCAACGGCGGGCTCGGTACGGCAACCGTTGACGGCAAAACCGGTGCGGTTCTCCGGTTGCTCACGCCGACCTCCGGGCTCGACAGTTCGTACCGCGCCGGCATTTCGGCCGACGCGCGGCGGATCGCGGTGCCGTGGGCCGATACTCAGGGCAACCTCGTGTACGACGTGTCCGACCTGCGGACCGGCGCGATCATCGGGCGAATCGCTTCCGGCGCGCCGCTGTGCTCGGCAACCTTTTCCCCGGACGGGACGGCGCTGGCCCTCACGGTCGGCGGCGCCAAACCGTCCGTCCAACTGTTCGACATCCCCGCCGGTGCGGCGGCGCCCGCCCCACCAGCACCGGGCGGACCGCCCGACGCCGCCACGCCCCCCGCGCCCGGCCCGGTGGCGCAACTCCGGGTCCGGTGGTCGGCCGGCACCAAAACAAAAATGAACGGGAAGGTCTACATCGATCGCGACGGGCAGGCGGTCGCCATCGTGAACAGCGGCGTCCCCTGGAACATCGCCGCGTTCGACGCCCGGACCGGGGCGTCGGTCCGCGACCTCCCAGATCTCACGAGCAACTTCTTCCGCATGTTCCGCCTGGAAAAGGGGAAGTTCGGATATCAGGACACCGCGGAAAAGCGGGTGGTCGTGTGGGACCCGGCCGCGGGCAAGGCGACCCCCGTGCCGTTCCCAACGCCGGCCGGTCTGGGCGGCCACACTCCGTACGTCAACGTGTCGCCGGACGGTCGGTACATTGCGGCCGGCCACTTCGTGTCCGGGGGGGGCAAGGAGCCCACCCCGACCGAGCTTCGGGTGATCGACACGACAACCGATCAGTCCGTCGTTATGCTCGACTGGCTCGGAGGGACGACCGCGTTCACCGCCGACTCGTCCCGCGTTCTGGTGCTGGACGATACCGGTCGGTTCCGGTGGTTCAAGTTGCCCGCCGGGCAACCCGACGGGGAGTGGGCGTTCGGGCTGAAGCCGAACGGGTTCAACGCCCGGGACCTGTTCATCTCGGCCGACGGCGGGGTGATCCTCTATCACGGTCGACCGCCGCAGAAGGAAGAGGCGCACCACCTCTTGGACGGCAAAACGGGAGCCGTTCTCCATTCGTTCCCCGCGAACCGGTATCTGAGTTACGCCGGTTCCGTGTCCGACGACGGGCGGCACGTGATGCTCCTCCGCACCGACGGGTTCGGCACGGGCCACACCGTCGAGGTACGGGATGTCCGCGGTCGGTTGGTCGCGAGCGCCAAAATGTCGCAAGCGGGCGACGGCGCCCGAACCACGGCCGACATTTCCTGGAAGGGTCGTGCCGTCGCGATGCACGATCCCGGTAACAAGAAAGTGGCCGTCTACGACCTGCCCGATTTGACCGGCACCGCGGCCGCGGTGCCCGATCCGGACGTGCCCCCACTCAAGGCGAACCGGTCGATCGAGTGCCAAACCAAACTCACCGACGCGGCCCCGTACTTCGCCGACGACGGACAGACCCTCGTCCTCGTTGCCACCACCGGGCCGGTGGCGGCGGCGGCGTTCAACGTGCGGACCGGGGCCGCGGGCAAGGAACTCACCGCCCCGCTGAAAAAGGGACAGTTCCATCACCTGTTCGCGCTGGAGAAGGCGAAAGTCGCGATCCAATCGGACACCGACAAAGAGCTGCTGGTCTGGGAACCGGGGACGGGCAAGACGAGCGTTCGGTCGTTTCCGGCCCCGGCGGTGCCGGGAGGCGTACCGTCCGTGAACGTGTCGCCGGACGGGCGGTACCTCGCGGTGGGGAGCGCCCGACCCGCTCCGGGGTTGAAGGGCGCCGAGGCGCCGCTCCAGGTGATCGACACGGTGTCCCGCAAACCGGTCGTGTCCCTGAACTGGCACGCGGGGGCGACCGCGTTCACCGCCGACTCGACCCGCGTTTTGGTGGTGGACGACACCGACCGGTTCCGGTGGTTCAAATTGCCCGCCGGGCGCCCCGACGGCGAGTGGGCCTTCGACCGAGAGCCCGACGGGAACAACGCCCGACTGATGGGAACGTCCGCTCGCGGCGAAGCGGTTCTGTACCACGGCCGACCGCCGGGCAAGGACGAAGCGGCCCACCTGCTCGACGGAAAGAACGGGACCGTCCTCCACTCGTTCGCCGCCCAGCGCCACCTCGATACCGGTGGCTCCGTGTCCGACGACGGGAAATCGGTGATGCTGATCACCCGCGCCACGGCCGACGGAACGCACTGGGCCGAGGTCTTCGACGCCCGCGGCGCGCTCTGCGCCGCCGTGAAGCTCCCGCCGGGGGACCGGACGGTGGCCGTCTCCTGGAAGACCCGCGTCGCCGCGATCTACGACCGGGCTGCCCAGCGCGTGACCACCTACGACCTGCCCGCCCCGGCCGGGCCCTGA
- a CDS encoding secretin N-terminal domain-containing protein, whose product MREARPAFRAVLARAASGAAGLPGGPGAPGLPDGPPGAAGPGGRGAGGSGTNFFSAATFEYKFVDVKSDRKEFEKVITQHGKDGWEFCGSERFAQTDIVLVFKKRKGGGFGGFGGGGFGGGGFGGGFGDFSESTGPGAFGGFGGPGMTGPGVGGPGGRPGMGSGGGNRFEVFPLKHAAVDEVASALQKAFADANLRIVAEKSSNAVVIVSVDPAKLQDVIKMLESLDAKAAKSGTGPDGPKPGAGPGSGAPSAPGMFLNVFHMKNAKAEEMLVVLQKLYPNTEVAADPRTNTVVARADEKTLSEMRVLISKLDNLDSVKQR is encoded by the coding sequence ATGCGGGAGGCGCGGCCGGCCTTCCGGGCGGTCCTGGCGCGGGCGGCCTCGGGGGCGGCCGGCCTTCCGGGCGGTCCCGGCGCTCCGGGCCTTCCGGACGGTCCTCCGGGCGCGGCCGGTCCCGGCGGTCGGGGCGCGGGCGGAAGCGGGACGAACTTCTTCTCGGCCGCTACGTTCGAGTACAAGTTCGTGGACGTCAAGAGCGACCGCAAGGAGTTCGAGAAGGTCATCACCCAGCACGGCAAGGACGGGTGGGAGTTCTGCGGCTCGGAGCGGTTCGCCCAGACGGACATCGTACTAGTGTTCAAGAAGCGGAAGGGCGGCGGATTTGGCGGCTTCGGCGGCGGCGGCTTCGGCGGCGGCGGCTTCGGCGGCGGCTTCGGCGACTTCTCGGAAAGCACAGGCCCGGGGGCCTTCGGCGGGTTCGGAGGTCCGGGCATGACCGGCCCCGGGGTGGGCGGCCCCGGCGGGCGCCCGGGCATGGGCAGCGGGGGGGGAAACCGGTTCGAGGTGTTCCCGCTCAAACACGCGGCGGTAGACGAAGTGGCCAGCGCGCTCCAAAAGGCGTTCGCCGATGCGAATCTCAGGATCGTTGCCGAGAAGAGTTCCAACGCCGTCGTGATCGTCTCAGTGGACCCGGCGAAGTTACAAGACGTCATCAAGATGCTCGAAAGTCTCGACGCGAAGGCTGCCAAGTCCGGCACCGGACCGGACGGACCGAAACCGGGCGCCGGTCCGGGAAGCGGAGCCCCGTCGGCACCGGGCATGTTCCTGAACGTGTTCCATATGAAGAACGCGAAGGCCGAAGAGATGCTCGTCGTTCTCCAAAAGCTGTACCCGAACACGGAGGTGGCGGCCGACCCGCGAACGAACACGGTGGTCGCCCGCGCGGACGAGAAGACCCTGTCAGAGATGCGGGTCTTGATCTCGAAACTCGACAACCTCGACTCGGTCAAACAGCGGTAA
- a CDS encoding aldehyde dehydrogenase family protein has protein sequence MATATAPAPAKPRHAKPKVPDQKMLIGGKWVASASGKTFDTTDPTDGSVICRVAEGDKADIDLAVRAARAAFEDGPWARMTSADRGRLLNKLADAVEDHRDELAALESLDNGKPIADSLAADLPLTSACYRYYAGWADKITGQTLPMAGPYFGYTRHEPIGVVGQIIPWNFPLLMQAWKWGPALACGNTVVLKPAEQTPLTALRVAQLAQDVGFPDGVINVVPGYGPTAGAALSGHMDVDKIAFTGETGTGKIVMTAAAQSNLKRVSLELGGKSPNIVFADCDLDAAVEGAYFGLFFNQGQCCCAGSRLFVQESVYDAFVQKVVAKAKGRTVGDPFSTETEQGPQVSQEQFDRVMHYIAAGQRDGAPLLAGGGRVGDTGYFIQPTVFGDVTDEMTIAREEIFGPVMSILKFKDTDEVIARGNRTVYGLAAAVWTKDVQKALRLANGLRVGTVWVNCYDVFDAGAPFGGFKMSGIGRELGQYALQLYTEVKTVTMAL, from the coding sequence ATGGCCACCGCCACCGCGCCCGCGCCCGCGAAACCCAGACACGCCAAGCCGAAGGTTCCCGACCAGAAGATGCTCATCGGCGGGAAGTGGGTCGCGAGCGCCAGCGGCAAGACGTTCGACACCACCGACCCGACCGACGGCTCGGTCATCTGCCGCGTCGCGGAGGGGGACAAGGCCGACATCGACCTCGCGGTGAGGGCCGCGCGCGCCGCGTTCGAGGACGGCCCGTGGGCGCGGATGACCTCCGCGGACCGCGGCCGGCTGCTGAACAAGCTCGCCGACGCCGTCGAGGACCACAGGGACGAACTCGCCGCGCTCGAGTCCCTCGACAACGGCAAGCCGATCGCCGATTCGCTCGCCGCCGACCTGCCGCTGACGAGCGCGTGCTACCGCTACTACGCGGGCTGGGCCGACAAGATCACCGGCCAGACGCTCCCGATGGCCGGGCCGTACTTCGGGTACACCCGCCACGAGCCGATCGGCGTGGTGGGCCAGATCATCCCGTGGAACTTCCCATTACTGATGCAGGCGTGGAAGTGGGGGCCGGCCCTCGCGTGCGGGAACACCGTCGTGCTGAAGCCCGCCGAGCAGACGCCGCTCACGGCCCTGCGCGTCGCACAACTGGCCCAGGACGTCGGCTTCCCGGACGGCGTCATCAACGTGGTGCCCGGCTACGGCCCCACGGCCGGCGCGGCGCTGTCCGGCCACATGGACGTGGACAAGATCGCGTTCACCGGCGAGACCGGCACCGGCAAGATCGTGATGACCGCCGCGGCGCAGTCCAACCTCAAGCGCGTCAGCCTGGAACTCGGCGGCAAGTCGCCCAACATCGTGTTCGCGGACTGCGACCTGGACGCGGCGGTCGAGGGCGCGTACTTCGGGCTGTTCTTCAACCAGGGGCAGTGCTGCTGCGCGGGCAGCCGGCTGTTCGTGCAGGAATCGGTGTACGACGCGTTCGTGCAGAAGGTGGTCGCGAAGGCGAAGGGGCGCACGGTGGGCGACCCGTTCAGCACCGAGACCGAGCAGGGGCCGCAGGTGTCGCAGGAGCAGTTCGACCGCGTGATGCACTACATCGCCGCGGGCCAACGAGACGGCGCACCGCTGCTCGCCGGCGGCGGGCGGGTGGGCGACACGGGGTACTTCATCCAGCCGACGGTGTTCGGCGACGTAACGGACGAGATGACGATCGCGCGGGAGGAGATCTTCGGGCCGGTGATGAGCATCCTGAAGTTCAAGGACACGGACGAGGTGATCGCCCGCGGCAACCGGACCGTGTACGGCCTCGCGGCGGCGGTGTGGACCAAAGACGTGCAGAAGGCGCTCCGGCTGGCGAACGGGCTGCGCGTGGGGACGGTGTGGGTGAACTGCTACGACGTGTTCGACGCCGGCGCCCCGTTCGGCGGGTTCAAGATGTCCGGCATCGGCCGCGAACTCGGCCAGTACGCGCTGCAACTCTACACCGAGGTGAAGACGGTCACGATGGCGCTGTGA
- the trpE gene encoding anthranilate synthase component I, translating into MPHRPTFDEFVALARDHTVVPVYRRLTGDTLTPVSAFCKLQEGDWSFLFESVVGGERVGRYSFLGAGPFRTFEARGPHTRTRDGHGKWVEADVADPLRVLEDMIAEFRAPNVPGLPRFCGGAVGYAGYDTVRYVERLPNAPPDDRGIPDLCFGFYDRMVIFDHAAKTVLAVAHARTGGGADLRGAYAAACRRVDELVERLQRNVADIQLTDIDPLSPGSGDAAPRSEVTSNFTRPAFEAAVEQAREYINAGDAFQIVLSQRFRTETRARPFDIYRALRVVNPSPFMFYVRAGGVTLVGASPEIMCRVENGVITNRPLAGTRRRGATPEEDAALAAELLADPKERAEHIMLVDLARNDVGRVAELGSVRISDLLAVERYSHVMHLSSTVTGKLKPGLTAFDALRASLPAGTLSGAPKVRAMEIIDELEPHRRGPYGGAVGYVDFSGNMDTCIALRTMVLLGQTAYVQAGAGLVADSVPAAEYQETVQKAMSLLRAIEVAETQL; encoded by the coding sequence ATGCCGCACCGTCCGACGTTCGACGAGTTCGTTGCCCTGGCCCGGGACCACACCGTGGTCCCGGTGTACCGCCGCCTCACCGGCGACACGCTCACGCCCGTGTCCGCGTTCTGCAAGCTCCAGGAGGGCGACTGGTCGTTCCTGTTCGAGAGCGTCGTCGGCGGCGAGCGGGTGGGCCGGTACAGCTTCCTCGGCGCCGGCCCGTTCCGCACGTTCGAGGCCCGCGGCCCGCACACCCGCACCCGCGACGGGCACGGCAAGTGGGTCGAGGCCGACGTCGCGGACCCGCTCCGCGTACTCGAGGACATGATCGCGGAGTTCCGCGCGCCGAACGTGCCGGGGCTGCCGCGGTTCTGCGGCGGCGCGGTCGGCTACGCGGGCTACGACACCGTTCGCTACGTCGAACGGCTGCCGAACGCCCCGCCCGACGACCGCGGCATCCCCGACCTGTGCTTCGGGTTCTACGACCGCATGGTCATCTTCGACCACGCGGCGAAGACGGTCCTGGCCGTCGCGCACGCCCGCACCGGCGGGGGCGCGGACCTGCGGGGCGCGTACGCCGCCGCGTGCCGCCGCGTGGACGAACTGGTCGAGCGGCTCCAGCGCAACGTCGCGGACATTCAGCTCACGGACATCGATCCGCTGTCCCCGGGGAGCGGGGACGCGGCCCCGCGCTCCGAGGTCACGTCCAACTTCACGCGGCCCGCGTTCGAGGCCGCGGTGGAGCAGGCGCGCGAGTACATCAACGCCGGCGACGCGTTCCAGATCGTCCTCAGCCAGCGGTTCCGCACCGAGACGCGGGCGCGGCCGTTCGACATCTACCGCGCGCTGCGGGTGGTGAACCCGAGCCCGTTCATGTTCTACGTCCGGGCCGGCGGCGTCACGCTCGTCGGCGCGTCGCCGGAGATCATGTGCCGCGTCGAGAACGGCGTCATCACCAACCGCCCGCTCGCCGGCACCCGCCGCCGCGGGGCCACGCCCGAAGAGGACGCGGCGCTCGCCGCCGAACTCCTGGCAGACCCCAAGGAGCGGGCCGAACACATCATGCTCGTCGACCTCGCCCGGAACGACGTGGGCCGGGTCGCGGAGCTGGGGAGCGTGCGGATCAGCGACCTGCTCGCGGTGGAGCGGTACAGCCACGTCATGCACCTGTCCAGCACCGTCACCGGCAAGCTGAAGCCGGGGCTGACCGCGTTCGACGCCCTGCGCGCGAGCCTCCCCGCGGGCACGCTCAGCGGCGCCCCGAAGGTGCGGGCGATGGAGATCATCGATGAACTGGAGCCGCACCGCCGCGGGCCGTACGGCGGCGCCGTCGGCTACGTGGACTTCAGCGGCAACATGGACACGTGCATCGCGCTCCGCACGATGGTGCTGCTCGGTCAGACCGCGTACGTGCAGGCCGGGGCCGGTCTGGTCGCGGACAGCGTGCCCGCCGCGGAGTACCAGGAAACCGTCCAGAAGGCGATGAGCCTGCTCCGCGCCATTGAGGTGGCCGAGACCCAGCTCTGA
- a CDS encoding RICIN domain-containing protein, translating into MRQVFALVFLLAAVFLARPAGAEPDRTEALARAKAKFELDIEKAEKALAESLDRAEKKARDAGKKADVDKLLYERDLFNAQRIPPTVIASAAYLKQRAQAVAALEAVYLPAIKELSKAKKGDEAEALETALSDLLKTARGYGLAVPELALHPQLLIENKASGQVLEAAKDGQGELYLAAKVGKKKPGQCWYLERDETGYTVKNVQSGRCLQVGNGFSAGTAKFDPKRDAADRVLFEVTEVRREVLIVSQVKSGLNGYVLTVVEKKQKGVTTYELQMDRKDAPPAPNQLWTLTEAKP; encoded by the coding sequence ATGCGTCAAGTTTTCGCCCTCGTGTTCTTGCTCGCCGCGGTGTTCCTGGCCCGACCGGCCGGTGCCGAACCGGACCGGACCGAAGCCCTGGCCCGGGCCAAAGCCAAGTTCGAACTCGACATCGAAAAGGCCGAGAAAGCGCTGGCCGAAAGCCTGGACAGGGCCGAAAAGAAGGCCCGGGACGCCGGCAAGAAGGCCGACGTCGATAAACTGCTTTACGAACGGGACCTGTTCAACGCGCAGCGCATTCCCCCCACCGTGATCGCCTCGGCGGCGTACCTGAAGCAGCGGGCCCAGGCCGTTGCCGCGCTCGAGGCCGTGTACCTGCCCGCGATCAAGGAACTCAGCAAAGCGAAAAAGGGCGACGAGGCCGAGGCCCTCGAAACCGCTCTGAGCGACCTGCTGAAGACGGCCCGCGGCTACGGGCTGGCGGTTCCCGAACTGGCCCTGCACCCGCAGCTCCTGATCGAGAACAAGGCGTCGGGTCAGGTGCTCGAAGCGGCGAAAGACGGCCAGGGCGAGTTGTACCTGGCCGCGAAGGTCGGGAAAAAGAAGCCGGGCCAGTGCTGGTACCTGGAGCGCGATGAGACCGGCTATACCGTCAAGAACGTGCAGAGCGGCCGGTGCCTCCAGGTCGGCAACGGCTTTTCGGCGGGGACGGCCAAGTTCGACCCGAAAAGGGACGCGGCCGACCGCGTGCTGTTCGAGGTGACCGAGGTCCGCCGCGAGGTCCTCATCGTGTCGCAGGTCAAGAGCGGCCTGAACGGCTACGTCCTGACGGTTGTCGAGAAGAAGCAAAAGGGCGTGACGACGTACGAACTCCAAATGGACCGCAAAGACGCCCCGCCGGCCCCGAACCAGCTCTGGACCCTAACGGAGGCGAAGCCATAG
- a CDS encoding RNA polymerase sigma factor translates to MTPALLRAVALRADAITPDADLLARYARERDHPAFEELVRRHGPLVWAVCRQMLPHRADAEDAFQAVFLALVRSAAAIRDGRTLPAWLHGVAVRVATRARREFARRRTRERTAALPEADRSVPDAAWEGLVAAVHEEVQRLPDAERTAFVLCDLEGVAQADAAVRLGWPLGSVSGRLCKARQRLLDRLTARGIAPAVVVGIGLTAGAARACRPNCSTQSKCFLVRRPRLRVS, encoded by the coding sequence ATGACCCCAGCGCTGCTACGTGCGGTGGCCCTTCGGGCCGATGCGATCACCCCCGACGCCGACCTGCTCGCCCGGTACGCCCGCGAGCGGGACCACCCGGCGTTCGAGGAACTGGTGCGCCGCCACGGCCCGCTCGTGTGGGCCGTGTGCCGCCAGATGCTCCCGCACCGCGCCGACGCCGAGGACGCGTTCCAGGCCGTGTTCCTCGCCCTCGTGCGGTCGGCCGCCGCCATCCGCGACGGCCGCACGCTGCCCGCGTGGCTGCACGGCGTTGCGGTCCGCGTCGCGACCCGGGCGCGGCGCGAGTTCGCCCGCCGCCGCACCCGCGAACGCACGGCGGCGCTCCCGGAGGCCGACCGGTCCGTGCCGGACGCGGCGTGGGAGGGGCTCGTCGCCGCCGTCCACGAGGAAGTGCAGCGCCTGCCCGATGCGGAACGCACGGCGTTCGTGCTGTGCGACCTGGAGGGCGTGGCCCAGGCCGACGCGGCGGTTCGGCTCGGATGGCCCCTCGGCTCCGTGTCCGGTCGGCTCTGCAAAGCCCGACAGCGATTACTCGACCGACTCACGGCCCGGGGGATCGCGCCCGCGGTGGTCGTGGGGATCGGTCTGACGGCCGGAGCGGCGCGCGCGTGCCGGCCAAACTGTTCGACGCAGTCAAAGTGTTTCCTGGTGCGCCGGCCGCGGCTTCGAGTGTCGTAA